The DNA sequence TCTGGTACAACAAGCGCTGGTATGAATACACAGGCGCCGACGAAGCCTCGACGCTCGGACATGGCTGGCGCTCGGTGCACCATCCGGAACATGAAGAACGCGCCACGCAGCACTTTCTGAAATCCCTGAAGGCCGGCGAAGTCTGGGAAGACACGTTCCCGCTGCGCGGCAGGAATGGCAAGTTCCGCTGGTTCCTGTCCCGCGCCCATCCGATCCGCGGGCAGGATGGCAACATCCAGATGTGGTTCGGCACCAATACCGACATCACGGACCAGAAACAACGCGAGGAGCGGATCCAGCTTCTGATGGGCGAGGTCAATCACCGCGCCAAGAACATGCTGACCCTCGTACAGGCCATCGCCCGCCAGACCATGGCGAGCGGCGAGAATTTCATGGGCCGGTTCACCGAACGCATGCGGTCCCTCGCCTCCAGCCAGGACCTCCTGGTCAGCTCCGGATGGCGCGGCGCCCGCGTCGAAGACATCATGAAGTCCCAGCTCTCCCATCTGGATGACTTCATCGGCACGCGGATTGTCCTGGAGGGCCCGCATGTCCGCCTGAATTCCGCCGCCGCGCAATCGCTCGGCATGGCCCTGCACGAGCTGGCCACCAATGCCGGCAAGTACGGGGCCCTGTCGAATGATACCGGCAAGGTGGATATCCGCTGGAATGTCCGTCAGGACGAAGGCGTGAACCGGTTCGAAATCTGCTGGACCGAAAGCGGCGGCCCGCCCGTTACCGTTCCGGACCGGCGCGGCTTCGGCTCCACCGTTATCGAGCGCATGACCCGCATCGCATTCGGCTACCCCGTGAAACTGGACTTCGCACCGGAAGGCCTGCACTGGCATCTGATCAGCGTCGATGACCGCGTCTTCGAATCCGATTTCGTGGCCGAGGAAGCCAGTAGTTCACCGGCAGACCTGTCTGCGCCCGCCCGGCCGAGCGCCCCGGCACCGGCGCCGGCGTCCGGGCAGCGCCGGGTGCTTGTGGTCGAAGACGAAGCCATCATCGCCATCGACATGGCCGCCGCCCTCGAAGATGCCGGCTTCAGCGTCATCGGCCCGGTGGGCTCAGTGTTCGAGGCCATGCAGCTGCTCGACGAGAAACCCTGCGATTGCGCGGTGCTGGACATCAATCTGGCCGGCGAAACCTCGGCTCCGGTGGCCAGCCGCCTGCTTGCAGACGGCATTCCCTTCGTCACGGTTTCGGGCAACACTCCGGAATCCACCGGCGACGAATTCAGCCAGAGCCCGTTCCTGTCCAAGCCGATCATCACCAGCAAGCTTCTGGCAAAGCTTGACCAGCTCGTGCCGGCGCCTGCGGCATCGGTCAGCTGACCGGCGGATCGATCGGGGATTTCAGCAGCGGGACCCGGATGGTGACCTGTACCCCGTCCGGCCCGAACTCGCGCTTCATCGTCAGTTTTGGGAACATGTCGAACAGCATCGTGCCGAACCCCTTGCGTTCAGGCTCAGGCACTACACCCACTCCACTCTCGGTCCAGACCGCCGTCAACACCTGATCCGAGACCTCCCATTTCACCGTCACATGCCCGTTCGGATACCGGAACGCACCATATTTGCGGGCGTTCGCTGCCAGTTCGTGAATGATCATCGCCGCGTCCTTGCTGGCTTTCACTGTCAGGATCACGCTCCTGCCTTCCAGCGTGTAGCGATGCCGGCTCCGGCGGGTGACGGCGTCCAGCTCATCCTGCATCACCTGTCGCAGGTCCAGGCCGCGCCAGTCATTCTCGGTCAGCTTCGTATAGACCCGGCTCATGGAAGCCAGCCGGTCGTTGAAGTCGTGAATGAAGGTCTTCGTGTCCTCCGCCACCGCACCGGAAATGCGGGAGGTTGCCATGATCACCGCGAACATGTTGCGAATCCGGTGCGCCAGTTCGCTTTCCATGAATTCGTTCTGGCGCTTCAGTTCCATCTGCGCCGTAATATCTTCCGCCCGCTGGATCATGTGGGTGACCCTGCCGGTCTCGTCACACAGCGGGTCCTGAATGGTCTGCCAGACGCGGGTGGAGATGCTGCCGTCCGGCATTTTCAGCTCATAGGGCTGGGCGTCGAGACGAGTCTGCTCGCCGGCAAATACCCTGCGGAACTTGGCTTCCACCGGATCCCTGCGTTCCGGCACATCCGGAAAGACATCGAAGATGAACTGGTGCTTCAGAGTCGCCCAGTCCGTATTGGTCGTTTCCATATAGGCATGGTTCGCATAGACAAAGCGCAGGTCCCGATCCAGCGCCATCAGCGGCAGGGACCATTGGTCTGCGACCTGCCGGAACCTCAGATCCGCCCGCGTTTCGGCTTTGGCTGACTCTTCATCCATGATGCGTCTGTCCTCGACTCAAGCTTCCAGGATCATTCCGGACAGACGTTAACCCCGTATGACCGGACCAGGCCGCAAAGCAGCTCTTGCCCTCCGGCGCGCGCGCCTTATGACTGGGGCAATGCCGCAGGATTCCCCCACGCCAAACGATGCTGCCCTGTCCGTTTCGGAGCTGTCAGCCAGCCTGAAGCGAACCGTCGAGACAAATTACGATCATGTTGTGGTGAGAGGCGAGCTTGGCCGGGTGACCATTGCCCGGTCCGGCCACATGTATTGTGACCTCAAGGACGACAAGGCCGTGCTGAACACGGTGATGTGGAAAGGTCAGGTCAATCGCCTGCCGTTCAAGCCGGAGGAAGGGCTTGAAGTGATCGCCACCGGCCGCCTGTCCATCTATGAGGGCCGATCAAACTACCAGATGATTGCCGCCTCCATGCGCCCGGCCGGTGCCGGCGCTCTGATGGCGCTGCTGGAAGAGCGCAAGAAGAAGCTGGCGGCGGAAGGGCTGTTTGATCCTGTCCACAAGAAAAAGCTGCCCTACCTGCCCCGCACCATCGGCGTGGTCACCAGCCCCACCGGCGCCGTCATCCGTGACATCCTGCACCGTATCAGCGACCGGTTCCCGGTGCGCGTCATCGTCTGGCCGGCGCTGGTCCAGGGCGACAGCGCGGCAGGCCAGATCACGGCAGGCATCGAAGGGTTCAACGCCATGACCGGCGCAGACCGCCCCGACGTGCTGATCGTCGCCCGCGGCGGTGGCTCGATTGAAGATCTCTGGCCCTTCAATGAGGAAAATGTCGTCCGCGCAGCCTTCAACAGCGAGATTCCGCTGATCTCTGCCGTGGGGCATGAAACCGACACGACCCTGATCGACTATGTGTCTGATGCCCGCGCGCCAACCCCGACCGGCGCGGCCGAAATCGCGGTGCCCGTTCGCTCCGAATTGCTGCTGATGACGGGAGAGCATGGCGAGCGCCTGAAACGCGCCCTTGCCCGGCGCACCGGCCAGTCTCGTGACAAGCTGGCGGCGGCCCGCCTGCCCCGGCCGGAATCCCTGCTGCAGGCCAAACGCCAGCGGCTCGACTATGCCAGCGCCAGCCTGCCCAAGGCCGCGCTCGCGCTCGTTCAGAAGGCCCGCCTGCGCGTCTCCCGGTTGGCCATCAGTCCGGCCAGCCTCAACGCCGAGATACGGGCCTCGAAACAGCGCCTGCGTGACACTGCCGTCCGCGCGCGTCCGGCCCTCACCCGCCTGATCGAGGCGCGCCGGAATACGCTTGCCGCGCAAGGCAAGCTGCTGGAGACGCTGTCCTACCAGTCCACGCTGAAGCGGGGCTACGCCATCGTGCGGGATCCGGCAGGCAATCTCATTCGCTCTGCCAGTACGGCTGCAGGCGCCCCCAGCTTCAAGGTCAGCTTTGGCGATGGCGATGTCATGGCCCGTCCGGACGGAGAGGCGCCGCCTCCCCCGCCTGCGCCTGCAGCACCCAAAGCAGCAAAACCGGCCAAGCCGAAAACGGACCAGGGCTCCCTGTTCTAGGGAGAATCAGGAAATCGGCACCCCTGACCTCCCCCTACGGAAGGTTCATCCCATCGTTCTTCGCAATGTGCACGCTATTTGATCAACGCTGCACATACGGAAAAAATACAAGACTTTCGACATTCGGTCGAATGTCTGATTTCCTTCATCCGTATACACTCACCCCGTACGAAAAAGAGCATCTTCAACAAGGTTTTGTGATGTTTTCGACGAAAGCCCATCACATTGGGAAATCTGAAATGTTCTCGAATTTCTTGTTGTAAAACTTTGATTTGAGCCACTCTGAACCGCTGAGTAGGCAGCGCCCGACTGCGCACAGTGCGCCTAGTTAACGGGTCAAATCATGAAACATTCCTATCTCACCGCAACGGCAATTGCAGCGCTTGGGCTCTTTGGACAATTGTCCGCTCACGCACAGGAAGCGGGGGCCGAGAAGGCACGCCATCTGGACGTCGTCACCGTGACGACGCAGAAGCAGCAGCAGGCGCTCATCGACGTTCCGATCAACGTGTCTGTGGCCGACCAGGCCCTGATCGACCTGCTCGCGGCCGATGATTTCGAGGACCTCGGCAATTTCGTGCCAGGCCTTCAGGTTCAGGCCCAGAGCCTCAATGCGCCCAGCTATTCCCTGCGCGGCGTCGTCTCCGATGGCGGCACGCCCCGCGTCGCCATGTTCCAGAACGGTGTCGCCATCGGCAACGTCTCCTTCGCCACCAATCTCGCCATCTACGACATGGAGCGCGTCGAAATCGTCAAAGGCCCGCAGGCCACCCTGTTCGGTCAGGGCGCACTGGTTGGCGGCGTGAACTTCATCCAGAACCGCGCCTCCCTGTCCGGCAATTCCGGCGCAGCCTCCATCGAAGGCGGCGACTACAGCTTCGTCCGCGCGGAAAGCCACTACAACTATGTCATCAATGACACGCTCGCCCTGCGCGTGGCCGGCCAGTTGAAGAACATGGACGGCTATGTGCCGAATACGGCCAACTCGCCGGACCTGATGGGACAGGACACGCTTGCCCTGCGCACCGCCCTGCACTGGGAGCCGAGCCCCCAGCTGCGCGCCGACCTGTTCATCAACTATCAGGACGACGACTCCACCGGCACCCAGTTCACTTCCGGCTATTTCGAAGTGAACGGCAAGGTCGATCCGTATGGTGCCACCGCCATGAACGTGAATGACGATCAGGTCCGCGGCAAGCTCGGCAATGACCGTGAACTGTTCTATGTCACCGCCAATGTGGAGTATGACCTGAACGATGACTGGTCGCTGACTTCCCTGACCGACTATCGCAACCTGTTCTCGAACGAGGCATGGGATTCTGATGGCGCCGCCTTCAACCTGCTGCAATTCTACCAGGGACGTCAGGCCAATACGTTCAGCCAGGAATTGCGCCTGAACTATGATGCCGGCGGCAAGCTGTCTGCCTTCTTCGGCGGCAATTATTTCACCGTCAACGGCAAGGACGAACTGCGCTTCTCCACCGATGAGGCCTATGCCCAGTCCCTGTTCGCGCCCAACCTTGCAGGCGCCGCCGGACTGACAGTCGGACAGGTCCAGGGCGCACTCACCCTGGCAGGCGTTCCGGGCGGTGCAAACTTCGGCAGCTTCGACGATCCGCTCCAGTATTCCGCCCTTGCCGCCCTGCTGCAGGGCGCTCTCGTACCGCTCTATGACGAGCATCTGGAACAGCAGATATCGACCAATGATCGCGATACATATGACCTGTTCGGCGACGTGACCTACCAACTGACCGACCGAATCGAACTGACCGGCGGTCTGCGCTATACAAAGGAAGACCTTGCGGCCAGCTCGGTCGGCTATGTGCTGAAGTCCAATCCGTATCTCGGCGGCCTGAACGGCGTCACCCTGGCGCCAACCCTGCTGCTCAGCTCTGAAACGCTGAACAACAAGGCCTCCGCATCGGAAGAAACCGACGGGGCCTTCACCTGGCGACTGAATGCCGCCTATCGCGTGTCCGACAATGTGAACACCTGGGTCGCCTATGGCCGGGGCCGCCGTCCCGAAGTGCTGTCGGCCTCCGGTGCGACCTACAATGTCATCGACGCCGAAACACTGGACAATGTGGAAGCGGGGGTCTTTGCCCGACTCTGGGAAGACCGTGTCCAGATGACCAGCTCGATCTACTATGGCGAATACAAGGACTTCCAGACCACGCGTTTCGACCCGATCAATGGTGTGTTCATCACGGAGAATTCCGGCAACGCCACCCAGTACGGCTTCGAATTCGACGGCCAGGCCCTCATCACCGACAATGTCCGCCTGCTCGGCACCTATGCCTACACGCATTCGGAATATGACGATGAAGACGACAATGGAAACCCGCTCCAATTTGCCGGCAACAGCTTCCGGATCAGCCCGGAGCACAGCTTTTCGCTGGCGGCTGACATCACGATCCCGGCTGGCGAACGTGGCGACTTTTCGATCGTGCCGAGCTATGTGTGGAAGGATCATCACTATTTCGAAGACGACAATGGCTACAATTATGCCGCTGACGGAAATGGTGGGTTTGTCCGGGTCCGTGAGGCCTATCCGGACGGCACCTTTGTCGAGGAAGAGCAGGACGCCTATGGCATCGCCAATCTCCGCATCGGATTCGACAGCGCAGACGATCAGTGGGGGGTCTATTTCCTGGGTGAGAACCTCTTCGATGAGGAATATCTGATCGATGTGGGCAACACTGGCGGTGCTTTTGGCCTGCACACCATCATTCGCGGCAAGCCGCAAATGCTGAAAGCCGGTGCCTACATCAAGTTCTAGGCTGATGTCCTATCGGGGCGGGTCTGAGCTCGCCCCGTCATTTCCAGACAGGATCCTGATCCATGAAGAAATATCTCATCCTCGGCGGCGTGTTGCTGGCGGCCTGCAATCCCGCAGCCGAAACGGTCGCACCCGCGGCGCCCGCAGCTGAAGCGCCAGCAGAGACAGCCCCGGCCGATGCAAGCGACACCGAAGCCGCATTCAAGACGCTGACCGGCGCCCCGCCCATCATCATCGCCCATCGCGGTGCCAGCGGGCTCTATCCCGAACACACGCTGAAAGCCTATCAGGTCGCCATCGACCAGGGCGCCGATTTCATCGAGCCCGATCTGGTGATGACAAGGGATGGTGTGCTGATCGCCAATCATGACGGCTATCTCTCCGATACAACCGACATTGCCGATCACGAAGAATTCGCAGACCGCAAGAGCGTCCGCCAGACACCCCTTGGCGACAAGGAAGACTGGTGGTCTGACGATTTTACGCTCGCCGAATTGAAGACGCTGAACGCCATTCAGCGCGTAGAGGGCCGTCCGCAGGACTTTAATGACCAGTTCCGGATCGCGACCTTTGACGAGATCATTGACCTCGTCGAGGAGAATGCGGCGCAAGGCCGGAAGGTCGGCCTCCATATCGAAGCCAAATGGCCATCCAATTTCTCGGCGGCCGGTCTCGACATGGTGGACCCCATCCTGAACACGATTGAAGAGCGCGGTCTCGTCGAAGCCGGGTTCCCGATCTTCATCCAGTGTTTCGAACCGGACTTCCTCGCCAAGGTCGCCGCCAAAAGCGATCTGCCCCTCGTGCAGAACCTCGTTGGTCCGCCCTATGCTGCCCTGCTCGGCCTGGACATGAAGCTGGAGGATATTCCGACACCAGGCGTCGGTGCCCACAAGGCGATGATCCTGACGCCGGAAGGCGGGACGACAGACTTCGTGGAGCGCGCCCACGCCCTCGGAAAACTTGTACACGTCTACACCGTGCGCGATGACGACCCGGCCGAAGGGTTTGAAACGGCTGAGCAGGAGCTGACCGTCCTGATCGAAGCCGGCGTCGACGGCATCTGGACCGACTATCCCGAGACTGCCGTGACCGTCCGACAGAAAATCGACTAACACGACAGCGCTTCAAAAAGCGAAAGGCCGGCCTCCAGAAAGGAGCGCCGGCCTTTTTCCTGTGCATCTGTCGAGGCGGAGACAGCCTAGCTGATGTCTTCCGACAGAACCGTCATCTGGAACTGGTAGGATGTCTCGCCCTCGTCCACATCCTTGTAGACCACGGCCAGGAATTCCGCGCCGAGATAGCACTCGACGGAATCATCGGTTTTGTCGCGCGCAACCAGGCGCAGGCCCGGGTGCAGTTTTTCCTTGAGATAGGCTTCAAGGCGCAGCGTTTCTTCGCGCTCCATAAATCGGGCTCCTCTGGGGCTTCGGGTTCGCCGCGAACCTAGAGATTTTGACCGGCGTTGCAACCGCAAAGCCTGCAAATCAGCTGCGCGTGCCCGCACCCTCCTTGCGTCCCGTCACAGGGGTCGGATGACCCCGTCCAGGCTTTCGCTGCGGGCATCTGCAGTTCGGGGGACGAAGCTTCCCGATATGGCACAAATCTCGCATCGTTCATCACGACTATTGAACGAAATCAGTGACTTGACCCGGCATATGGCCAGTCTGCCCGACTGGCGAGATTCCCGGGCCTGCAGAAATGGCCACACGCCCATGCCTGATCGCCCCTTGCCCATCACCCGCCGCCTGTCGAGGCGCACGTTGCTGGGCGGCCTCATTCCGGCCCTGTCGCTCGCCGCCTGTTCCCGGCGTGACGAGACCGCCGAGCCGCTGCTTGACCGATTCAGCGTCGGCGAGGGGGCATACCGTCCGGTTGGCACCCTTCAGGACATCCCACCTTCCACCGGCCCGTTCACGGCCAGGTTCGCACCGCATTTCGGCATGTTCGAGGGCCTGGCCGGTCCAGACTTCGTGGACCAGCTGAAATTCGCCCATGATCAGGGGTTCCGTGCCTGGGAAGACAACAGCATGGCCGTGCGCCCGCTCGCCGACCAGATCCGGCTGGGCAACGCAATGCGCGAGCTTGGCATCGAAATGGGCGTCTTCGTTCTGGGAGACAGGCAAGGCTGGCAAAGCCCGACCCTCACATCCGGCGATGCGCAGGCCCGCAGGAACTTCATGGCCCAGGTCGACAATGCGATTGGCGTGGCCGAGCGGACCGGCGCCACCCGGATGACCGTGCTGCCGGGCCTTGCCACGCCCGGATTGCGGCGCCAGTACCAGATGGCCCATATCGTCGATGCCCTGCGCGAGGCCTGCGACCGCATTGCGCCGCACGGGCTGACCATGGTCGTTGAACCGATCAACAATGTCGATTTTCCAGGTGTGTTTCTCAATCGGACGTCGGACGGCTTCCTGATCAGCAAGGCCGTCGACCGGCCGGAGTGCAAGCTGCTGTTCGACATCTACCACCAGCAGATCATGGACGGGAACATCATCCGGGACATGGATGCGTGCTGGTCGGAGATCGCCTACTTCCAGCTCGGCGATCATCCTGGCCGGAACAAGCCGCATACGGGCGAGACCAATTATGCCAATGTGCTGCAGCATGTCTGGAAGAAGGGCTATCGCGGCGTGCTGGGGATGGAGCATGGCGTGACCTCGATCGACCCGGCGGCAGAGGAAGACCTGATCCTCACCTATCGCCGTCTGGATGGCCTTCTGAAGTCGATCTAGCGAGTCACGCGCCGCTCAGGTGCGCCCGGTCTCCACCGTGCAGTGCGCCGACAAGTCCTCCAGCACGGTTTCGAACCGGGCCGGCAACAGGCGCTGCAGCTCCGCCTTGTCGATCTGGTCACACGCCATCAGGGACAGGACCATGGCGGTCTCGTCCTGAATGGTCTGCATGGCATCCAGCGCTTCCCGGCTGGCGCCGGCCTGCATCAAGGCGGCGGCATTCTCCCGCGCCGCGATGTGGCGTACTGTCAGGTTCCACGCCAGCGGCAGGATGTCATCAATGCGCTGCGTGTGTTCCAGCGCGGCCGGCCAGTCTTCGTCCAGCACATGGATGAACCCGATATTCTCTTCCGTGTAGGCCACACCGACCTGCGTTGCGCCGCGCTCGGCCCGGATACGTGCCGCCGTGCGCAGCTCCGACAGGGCTTCCTGCAGCGCCTCTTCATACAAGCGGCCTTCCGGCAATTGCCTTTGCGCCGCCAGCGCCACCAGCGTCGTGCCGACGCCATGGTGGGCCATCTGCTCCTGCTCCAGAGTGATGTCTTCGGGGTCCGCCCCGATCAGGTGCGCCGCTTCGCTGAAGGCGCGATAGGCCAGCAGCGCATCCCCGCGCTTGCGCAGGCACTGCCCCTTCCAGAGCAGCAGCATCGGCGCGTCCAGATCCCGCGCCGTGGCCTGGTTCACATAGTCCACGACGGTCGAGCATCCGCGGTTCCAGATCAGGGACGCGTCATTGGCTTCGCGATATTCCAGCATGGCCAGACCGGCTGCGCCCATCGCCTGGTCGGGCAGCGCGTCCGCCGCCATCAATTGCTGGAATGCCGCGCGCACATCGCTGGATTCAACTTCCCCGCCCCAATCGTTCAGGGCCGCCTGCAGCAACAGGTGTTCCTCATCCCTCAACAAACGGACATCGCCATCATCGGCGCGTAACACCATGCTCACCACCTGGGAGGTGACATCATTCATCGGCTTGCCCAATACGTGACTGCGGGCAATGTTGACTGCGCGGTCCTTGTAGGCCGCGATCTGCCGGGCCGAGCCCGCCTGCTGCAATTCGCGCGACAGTTCGGCCTGGCGACGCGCCGCCTCGTTCTCCTCGCGGATCGCGACCAGTTGCGCCTGGGTCGATTCGCGCTGGCGGCTCGCCTCTCCGGCGACGATGCGCAGATTGATCTCGTTGAGACGGGCCTGATGGGCATATTCCGATTTCAGTCCCTGCAGGGCCATGTAGAAATAGATCACGCTGCCGACAGCGATGACGGCCGCAGTTACCAGAAGCACGGCAAGCGCGCGGATCAGGAAACGGAACGCCTTCTGCTCTCCCTGCAATTCCCGCAGCAGATCAAGAGAGGTGACCGGGCTCTGGGCGGAGTCGGAAACGGGGCTCATGCGACAGGCCTTTCTGACAGGATGGGCCGGTCGCTGCCGTCCCAGACCGAGGGGCCGAACACCGGCTCCAGCAGGAGGCGCAGTCCCGTGTCGGAATCCTCCTCGCGGATGAAGGCTTCCGCAATCAGCAGCTTGATGCGCATCTGGCGCTTGCGCCACATCCGCAGGGCGGCGCCGATGGCCGTGGCCACGAAGAAATTGGACGCGCCGATCATGCGCTCGGGATTGTCGGCGAACAGGTCTTCCCCCACCGGCAATGGATAATGGCCCAGCAGGGTCGACACGAAGACGCTGAACGAAACCAGCGCCATGAAGATGGCCCCCAGCAGCAAGTACCTGTTGAGCCGGGCTTCCGATTTGAGCTCGGCCCGGTGGTGGCTGATCAGGGGGCTGATCGTCTTCATGCCCTACTCCCCATCCCGCGCGACCCGGAAGCCAATTCCGTCATCGCGCCCGGTATCCGGGAAGGCGTCCCGGAAGGCCGAACGGACATAGGAGGGAATTTTCTCCCAGCTGCCACCCCGCACAGCCCGGCTGCGACAGCCCTGCTCGTCATACACGCTCGCCGCACCGAACCGGCCGAGATAACTCCGCACGCTGCAGTCCGCGACCCATTCCGCGACGTTGCCATGCATCTCATGCAGGCCGAATCCATTCGCGGGATAATAGCCGGCCGGCATGGGCCGCCGGGGCCAACTGCCCTTGGGGCCATTGTTGTAGATGCGCCCGGCATTGAAGTTTGCCTGCTGGTCACTCAGCGTCTCTCCGGTGTGAAACGGCGTGCGGGTTCCCGCGCGGGCCGCATATTCCCATTCCGCCTCGCTCAGCAGGCGATAGGGTTCGCCCTCCACGCGAGTGTTCAGCCAGTCAACATAGGCCATCGCCTCGACCCAGGTAATGTTGATCACGGGCAGGCCCGGTTGCTGCCATTGCTGGCTGCGGGTTTCCTGGGCGGCCTTGTTGCCTGCGCAGCCTCCATCCGCGATGCAGGCGTCCAGCTGGGCCCAGGTAATCTCCGTCGCCGAAGCGGCAAAGGGCGCAAGGGTGGCCCGCCATTGCGGACCTTCATTGTCCTTGCGTTCGGCCTCACTCTCGGGCGATCCCATCAGGAACTCACCGCCTGGAATGGCCACCATTTCCGGACAATCGGTACAGTCGCGGAATGTGCGCTCCTCAATGGATCCGCCAGCCGCGGCCGCGGTGAAAGCGGCGCGGCGCAGCAGGGTCGACACCTCGGTAAATCCCGGCGCAATGTCTTCACTGGCGGGCGTGCCGGGCGTATCTCCCGCGCTGCGGGCAGCGGACGTGCGAGCGCCGTGCGGCGGCAGCCGCGAAGTTGAGGTGACCGGTACGGGCTGGGGCGCCGCGCCGCCATTGCAGCCGGCAAAGCAGAAATCGGCGCCGGTCAGGCCGGAATTGTAGAAAGGCGTCTGCAGGCCATTGGTCGACTGGTTCACACGGTCGGCAACCCGTTTGAACACCTGTTCGGCGATCAGATTCTGCTGCTGGATCGTGTCGGACAGGGCGACGGCAAATGTGGAGTGGCGGCCTTCCCCATCATAGGCGACATAGCCGGGCGCTGTGGAATAGGAGATCAACAGGCCACGCGCCGGCTTCACCTCCGCAAGCCCCCCGGCCGCACTGCGTGTGGCGCTGGGCAGCGGATTGTCCCGGCATGCGTCCAGGATCACGAAATTGACGGCATTCCCGGCATGCTCGACATAGCGCAGCGCATCGCCCAGGCGCGGTGCCTGTCGCCAGATATCCTGTTCGGAGCGGGCATTCGCATCGACCGGCACCAGATAGTTCAGCCCCTGTGACTGCACCCCATGTCCCGCATAATAGATCAGCCCCACCGCACTCGCCCCGGCCGCTTTCAAACGGGCCCCGTGCGCGGCAAAGGCCGTTTCCATCTCGTCTTCGGTACCGTCGATCACGAGGTCCACCGTGAAGCCGACCGTGCTCAACGTGTCCGCCATCAATTGGGCATCGCGGGCCGGATTGGGCAATTGCCAGCCGGTTTGCTGATAGTTGGAATTGCCGATGACCAGCGCATAGCGCGGCGCGTCAGCCGGTTGCGACAGGGCGAGTGGCCCCAGCATCAGGCAAAACAGGGCTGAAACAATGGTCCGAAGCATGGCGGGCGTCCCCTTCCGCAAGTCGCGACATCCCTCCCCAGCGCGCTGCGTTAACTAACCCCAATTCCCGGCACGAGAAAAGGGGTCAGTTGGATCGGCCCGTCCGGGCCAGGGGGTCAGGCCGCGCCGGGGCGCTGGGCAACATCGGGCTGGGCAGCGAGCAGTTTCGCCTGCCCGACCCAGTCGTCCCGCAGGATCCGGCCCTTGAAGTGTTCCAGTTTGTCGTCGACCCACTGGATTTCGTCTGGCCCCCATTCGGCAATCTGCCAGAAATAATAGACGCCGATCTCGTTCAGCAATTCGGCCAGCATCGGGCCGATGCCGTTGACCCGTTCCAGATCGTCCTCCTGCCCGAAGGCCGCTTCGACCAGCAGGTTGGCCTTGTCATCCGGCCGCATGGCCTGACGCACAGGGTCCTGCCCCCGCAGGATCTCCACGCTGCGCACTGTGGTCGTGGGTTGCGGCGCTGGCGGGGGTGGAGGCGGTGGAGGCGGCGGCGGGGCGGCCGGGGTTTCGTTCACGGTCGTCTGGGTGAACCGCGCCTGCGACAGGGGCACACGCTGGCTGATATCGATATCCGTGCGGGCATACGCCGTTTCCTGCAGCGTGCGCACCATGTGATGCATCGCCGCCATGCCGTACTCGATGGAGGTCAGCCGGTCTTCCACGGCGCCCATGTTCAGGCGCGCTTC is a window from the Hyphomonas sp. genome containing:
- a CDS encoding PAS domain S-box protein, translated to MKRDETSSAPSPVAHAPALSAAESSWLSAIITSSTDAIISKTLDGIIASWNPAAERVFGYTPQEMIGKSIRLLIPADRQQEEDEILATIQAGKTISNFETVRLRKDGSELHIMVTVSPIHDADGRIVGASKIVRDISREHENQERLRQSEAQFKALADNIPQLAWMSDPEGHIFWYNKRWYEYTGADEASTLGHGWRSVHHPEHEERATQHFLKSLKAGEVWEDTFPLRGRNGKFRWFLSRAHPIRGQDGNIQMWFGTNTDITDQKQREERIQLLMGEVNHRAKNMLTLVQAIARQTMASGENFMGRFTERMRSLASSQDLLVSSGWRGARVEDIMKSQLSHLDDFIGTRIVLEGPHVRLNSAAAQSLGMALHELATNAGKYGALSNDTGKVDIRWNVRQDEGVNRFEICWTESGGPPVTVPDRRGFGSTVIERMTRIAFGYPVKLDFAPEGLHWHLISVDDRVFESDFVAEEASSSPADLSAPARPSAPAPAPASGQRRVLVVEDEAIIAIDMAAALEDAGFSVIGPVGSVFEAMQLLDEKPCDCAVLDINLAGETSAPVASRLLADGIPFVTVSGNTPESTGDEFSQSPFLSKPIITSKLLAKLDQLVPAPAASVS
- a CDS encoding HWE histidine kinase domain-containing protein, producing MDEESAKAETRADLRFRQVADQWSLPLMALDRDLRFVYANHAYMETTNTDWATLKHQFIFDVFPDVPERRDPVEAKFRRVFAGEQTRLDAQPYELKMPDGSISTRVWQTIQDPLCDETGRVTHMIQRAEDITAQMELKRQNEFMESELAHRIRNMFAVIMATSRISGAVAEDTKTFIHDFNDRLASMSRVYTKLTENDWRGLDLRQVMQDELDAVTRRSRHRYTLEGRSVILTVKASKDAAMIIHELAANARKYGAFRYPNGHVTVKWEVSDQVLTAVWTESGVGVVPEPERKGFGTMLFDMFPKLTMKREFGPDGVQVTIRVPLLKSPIDPPVS
- the xseA gene encoding exodeoxyribonuclease VII large subunit, with protein sequence MPQDSPTPNDAALSVSELSASLKRTVETNYDHVVVRGELGRVTIARSGHMYCDLKDDKAVLNTVMWKGQVNRLPFKPEEGLEVIATGRLSIYEGRSNYQMIAASMRPAGAGALMALLEERKKKLAAEGLFDPVHKKKLPYLPRTIGVVTSPTGAVIRDILHRISDRFPVRVIVWPALVQGDSAAGQITAGIEGFNAMTGADRPDVLIVARGGGSIEDLWPFNEENVVRAAFNSEIPLISAVGHETDTTLIDYVSDARAPTPTGAAEIAVPVRSELLLMTGEHGERLKRALARRTGQSRDKLAAARLPRPESLLQAKRQRLDYASASLPKAALALVQKARLRVSRLAISPASLNAEIRASKQRLRDTAVRARPALTRLIEARRNTLAAQGKLLETLSYQSTLKRGYAIVRDPAGNLIRSASTAAGAPSFKVSFGDGDVMARPDGEAPPPPPAPAAPKAAKPAKPKTDQGSLF
- a CDS encoding TonB-dependent receptor gives rise to the protein MKHSYLTATAIAALGLFGQLSAHAQEAGAEKARHLDVVTVTTQKQQQALIDVPINVSVADQALIDLLAADDFEDLGNFVPGLQVQAQSLNAPSYSLRGVVSDGGTPRVAMFQNGVAIGNVSFATNLAIYDMERVEIVKGPQATLFGQGALVGGVNFIQNRASLSGNSGAASIEGGDYSFVRAESHYNYVINDTLALRVAGQLKNMDGYVPNTANSPDLMGQDTLALRTALHWEPSPQLRADLFINYQDDDSTGTQFTSGYFEVNGKVDPYGATAMNVNDDQVRGKLGNDRELFYVTANVEYDLNDDWSLTSLTDYRNLFSNEAWDSDGAAFNLLQFYQGRQANTFSQELRLNYDAGGKLSAFFGGNYFTVNGKDELRFSTDEAYAQSLFAPNLAGAAGLTVGQVQGALTLAGVPGGANFGSFDDPLQYSALAALLQGALVPLYDEHLEQQISTNDRDTYDLFGDVTYQLTDRIELTGGLRYTKEDLAASSVGYVLKSNPYLGGLNGVTLAPTLLLSSETLNNKASASEETDGAFTWRLNAAYRVSDNVNTWVAYGRGRRPEVLSASGATYNVIDAETLDNVEAGVFARLWEDRVQMTSSIYYGEYKDFQTTRFDPINGVFITENSGNATQYGFEFDGQALITDNVRLLGTYAYTHSEYDDEDDNGNPLQFAGNSFRISPEHSFSLAADITIPAGERGDFSIVPSYVWKDHHYFEDDNGYNYAADGNGGFVRVREAYPDGTFVEEEQDAYGIANLRIGFDSADDQWGVYFLGENLFDEEYLIDVGNTGGAFGLHTIIRGKPQMLKAGAYIKF